Proteins from a single region of bacterium:
- a CDS encoding aminopeptidase P N-terminal domain-containing protein — MKSKVFFVLLVLCVSLTNVFAQDFNKQEFASRRAKLAEKIPDGIAIIFANREHVHPAHFRQSPDFFYFTGVEESDAILVINGMTKNSAVFAGNRSEIKVMIEGPGLRNEKNAAEKYGFGVLPLESFYTYMLFMTGNAKKMYLPTSAQDELQKARDEMLEGEMSGMSHPVFGGISEMRRGINKLREMFPNLEVADVTPMIDDLRWIKSAYEIDRLRKSGKVGAEGFKEAMKGTKPGMYEYEIEAAAHYVYRKNGMRDAFTPIVASGPNTITWHYGDNDRQMQDGDIVLMDYGCDYDYYTCDITRTWPVSGKFTAEQEKMYQCILDASKTIIANMKPGVSIKDLKDAAQVVYKKYGYENEFLALGRYIGHFIGISVHDVKNASEDVVLKAGVVLNVEPIIEFRDKKIHMRLEDTILVTETGSENLTAGITAELDQVYSLIKQKKFGS, encoded by the coding sequence ATGAAGTCCAAAGTGTTTTTTGTCCTCTTGGTTTTGTGCGTCAGCCTTACCAATGTTTTTGCGCAGGATTTCAACAAACAGGAATTTGCTTCACGCAGGGCAAAACTAGCTGAAAAGATTCCGGATGGAATTGCCATTATTTTTGCCAATCGCGAACATGTTCATCCAGCTCATTTCAGACAATCTCCGGATTTCTTTTATTTCACCGGCGTGGAGGAATCGGACGCTATTTTAGTAATTAACGGTATGACGAAAAATTCGGCTGTGTTTGCCGGTAACCGGTCCGAAATCAAAGTGATGATTGAAGGCCCCGGGCTTCGCAATGAAAAAAATGCGGCTGAGAAATACGGGTTCGGCGTTTTACCGCTCGAAAGTTTTTATACCTATATGCTGTTCATGACAGGTAATGCTAAAAAAATGTATTTGCCGACCAGCGCGCAGGATGAACTCCAAAAAGCGCGCGATGAAATGCTTGAAGGTGAAATGTCCGGAATGTCGCACCCGGTTTTCGGCGGTATTTCTGAAATGCGACGCGGCATTAATAAATTACGTGAAATGTTTCCGAACCTTGAAGTTGCAGATGTTACACCAATGATCGATGACTTACGTTGGATCAAATCGGCGTATGAAATTGATCGTCTTCGTAAAAGTGGGAAAGTCGGGGCCGAAGGCTTTAAAGAAGCCATGAAAGGAACCAAACCCGGTATGTATGAATACGAAATCGAAGCGGCGGCACATTATGTGTATAGAAAAAATGGTATGCGGGATGCCTTCACGCCGATCGTTGCATCAGGACCTAACACTATTACGTGGCATTACGGCGATAATGACCGCCAGATGCAAGACGGCGATATTGTATTGATGGACTACGGGTGCGACTACGATTACTACACGTGCGACATTACCCGTACATGGCCGGTGTCTGGTAAATTTACTGCGGAACAAGAAAAAATGTATCAATGCATTCTCGACGCAAGCAAAACAATAATCGCAAACATGAAACCGGGTGTCTCCATCAAAGATCTCAAAGATGCCGCGCAGGTGGTCTATAAAAAATACGGTTATGAAAACGAATTTCTTGCCCTGGGACGTTATATCGGCCACTTCATCGGTATCTCGGTTCATGACGTCAAAAATGCAAGCGAAGACGTCGTTTTAAAAGCCGGTGTCGTACTCAATGTCGAGCCGATCATCGAGTTTCGCGACAAAAAAATTCACATGCGTTTAGAAGATACGATTTTAGTAACCGAAACCGGATCGGAAAACTTGACGGCCGGTATTACGGCTGAATTAGATCAAGTGTATTCTTTGATCAAACAGAAGAAGTTTGGCAGTTAA